A part of Clostridium novyi genomic DNA contains:
- the yabQ gene encoding spore cortex biosynthesis protein YabQ: MLIPIQSQFNLIFYSVLAGVLTGMLFDIYRIIRGIENPNRILTFIEDILFWIFTGILVFIFLLYTGHVYVGIYLYLYISLGIYIYIRFISIHFLKIQYKLIRGIFKFLRILKNLLIYFLEIMFYKVTRKNK; this comes from the coding sequence ATGCTGATACCTATACAAAGTCAATTTAATTTAATATTTTATAGTGTACTTGCAGGGGTACTAACAGGGATGTTATTTGATATATACAGAATTATTAGGGGAATTGAGAACCCTAATAGAATATTAACGTTCATTGAGGATATATTGTTTTGGATATTTACTGGAATTCTAGTATTTATATTTTTACTTTATACAGGTCATGTTTACGTAGGTATATATTTGTATTTATATATTTCCTTAGGAATATATATATATATAAGATTTATAAGTATTCATTTCTTGAAGATTCAGTATAAACTTATTAGAGGAATATTTAAATTTTTAAGAATATTAAAAAATTTATTAATATATTTTTTGGAGATAATGTTTTACAAAGTTACCAGAAAAAATAAATAA
- the tilS gene encoding tRNA lysidine(34) synthetase TilS → MIEKVIHTIKQNNMFEVGDKVVVAVSGGPDSICLLHILYKLKEKIGISIVAAHINHCLRGEEADKDEEYVRKFCENLNIQCFVKKEDVHKISKDRGISCEMAGREVRYDFFSEVLNNVRANKIAVAHNANDQAETILMRMLRGTGLEGLIGIRAVRDNIFVRPIIDITRDEIEDYCYVNNLNPRIDKTNLENIYTRNKIRLELIPYIQKNFNSDVIEVLNRFSDTVKIDNDYLNKVSLEKYNKYCKGEKDKVIIKEEVFKEHEAILTRVIRMALKELKGNLNNFDKGHIYDIIDIQKKSTGKFIMLPKNIRVLNNYGDINLYKNNNKINIDKGKQEYNLVINKENILDNGLKITLDIINNVEDTKFDKSSLIKYFDYDKINRDIKLRYRNNGDKFVPLGMKGTKKLKDLFINLKIPKEKRDIIPLIVFDDEISWIVGYRISDKFKINKNTKRILKIKIEREE, encoded by the coding sequence TTGATTGAAAAGGTTATACATACTATTAAACAAAATAATATGTTTGAAGTTGGAGATAAAGTAGTTGTAGCGGTATCTGGTGGACCTGATTCTATATGTCTTTTACATATACTTTATAAGCTGAAGGAAAAAATTGGTATATCGATTGTAGCTGCACATATAAATCATTGTCTAAGAGGAGAAGAAGCGGATAAAGACGAAGAATATGTTAGAAAATTCTGTGAAAACTTAAATATTCAGTGCTTTGTAAAAAAGGAAGACGTACATAAGATATCCAAAGATAGAGGTATTTCTTGTGAGATGGCAGGAAGAGAAGTTAGATATGATTTTTTCTCTGAAGTCTTAAATAATGTTAGAGCAAATAAAATAGCTGTGGCTCATAATGCTAATGATCAGGCAGAGACTATTCTTATGAGAATGTTAAGGGGAACTGGACTTGAGGGCTTAATAGGAATAAGAGCAGTTAGAGATAATATATTTGTAAGACCCATAATAGATATAACAAGGGATGAAATTGAAGATTATTGCTATGTAAATAATTTAAATCCTAGAATAGATAAAACAAATCTTGAAAATATATATACAAGAAATAAAATTAGATTAGAATTAATACCATATATACAAAAAAACTTTAATTCTGATGTTATTGAGGTATTAAATAGATTTTCTGATACTGTAAAAATAGATAATGATTATTTAAATAAAGTATCTTTAGAAAAATATAATAAGTATTGTAAAGGTGAAAAGGATAAAGTTATTATTAAAGAAGAGGTTTTTAAAGAACATGAAGCTATACTTACTAGAGTTATAAGGATGGCTTTAAAGGAACTTAAAGGTAATCTAAATAATTTTGATAAAGGTCATATATATGATATTATTGATATTCAAAAAAAATCCACAGGTAAATTTATAATGCTACCTAAAAATATAAGAGTTTTAAATAATTATGGTGATATCAATTTATATAAAAATAACAACAAAATTAACATAGATAAAGGAAAACAGGAGTATAACCTAGTAATAAATAAAGAGAACATATTAGATAATGGGTTAAAAATTACATTAGATATAATAAATAATGTAGAAGATACTAAATTTGATAAAAGTTCTTTAATTAAGTATTTTGATTATGATAAAATAAACAGGGATATAAAACTAAGATATAGGAATAATGGAGATAAATTTGTACCTCTGGGAATGAAGGGCACTAAAAAGCTTAAAGACTTGTTTATAAATTTAAAAATTCCAAAGGAAAAGAGAGATATAATACCACTAATTGTATTTGATGATGAAATATCTTGGATTGTAGGATATAGAATAAGCGATAAGTTTAAAATTAATAAAAATACAAAACGTATATTGAAAATTAAAATTGAAAGAGAGGAATAG
- the ftsH gene encoding ATP-dependent zinc metalloprotease FtsH — MGGINVKKRLSSATIWILLLICVFFAALTLLQSNKAAGTVSYNQFKKYWIDNKVSRVEIKQDGRTVVGELNDKSKTQFQVVVPQTLLMQDILVNNPKPSVDVKFEPASSMPMWISWIPTIILILLMIGFWVMFMQQSQGGGGNRGVMNFGKSRAKLASPDSQKVTFKEVAGADEEKAELEEIVDFLKAPNKYLDMGARIPKGILLVGPPGTGKTLLAKAVAGEAGVPFFSISGSDFVEMFVGVGASRVRDLFEQAKKNSPCIIFIDEIDAVGRQRGAGLGGGHDEREQTLNQLLVEMDGFGVNEGIILVAATNRPDILDKALLRPGRFDRQILVGAPDAKGREEVLKVHVRNKHLEDDVDLKVLAKRTPGFVGADLENLMNEAALLAVRNNKKKIGMIELEEAITRVIAGPEKKSRVIHEEDRKLTAYHEAGHAIVAKFSRYSDPVHEISIIPRGMAGGYTMQLPERDKSYASKSKLKDDMVGLLGGRVAEQLILGDISTGASNDIQRVSNIARKMVMEYGMSEKLGTITFGSDHDEVFIGRDIGKSKNYSEEVAFEIDNEVKSLVSEAYKKAEKILTEHIDKLHVVAKRLLEKEKISGEEFNAIVEGKEFNEEKENAIDLEKHDDMQEVKELEKQTISEEANKDSIDAFSQDLNTEGKKEI, encoded by the coding sequence ATGGGGGGCATTAATGTGAAAAAGAGACTTTCAAGTGCGACAATTTGGATTTTGCTGCTTATATGTGTATTTTTTGCTGCTTTAACACTTTTGCAAAGTAATAAAGCAGCGGGTACAGTATCATATAATCAGTTTAAAAAATATTGGATTGATAATAAAGTTTCGAGAGTTGAAATAAAGCAAGATGGTAGAACAGTTGTTGGAGAGCTTAATGATAAATCTAAAACACAATTTCAAGTAGTAGTTCCTCAAACGCTATTGATGCAAGATATACTTGTGAATAATCCTAAACCATCTGTAGATGTTAAATTTGAGCCTGCATCATCTATGCCTATGTGGATAAGTTGGATACCTACTATAATTTTAATACTATTGATGATTGGATTTTGGGTTATGTTTATGCAACAGTCCCAGGGTGGCGGTGGAAACAGAGGCGTCATGAATTTTGGGAAAAGTCGTGCAAAGCTTGCGTCACCAGATAGCCAAAAGGTTACATTTAAAGAAGTGGCAGGTGCTGATGAAGAAAAGGCAGAGCTTGAAGAAATCGTTGATTTCCTAAAAGCCCCTAATAAGTATTTAGATATGGGTGCAAGAATACCTAAAGGTATATTACTTGTAGGACCACCAGGAACAGGTAAAACATTGCTTGCAAAAGCAGTTGCAGGAGAAGCAGGAGTTCCGTTTTTTAGTATATCAGGTTCAGACTTTGTTGAAATGTTTGTTGGAGTAGGTGCATCTAGAGTTAGAGACTTATTTGAACAAGCTAAAAAGAACTCACCTTGTATAATATTTATAGATGAGATAGATGCTGTTGGTAGACAAAGAGGTGCTGGACTTGGTGGAGGACATGATGAAAGAGAACAAACTTTAAATCAGTTATTAGTTGAAATGGATGGATTTGGAGTAAATGAAGGTATAATTTTAGTTGCTGCTACAAATAGACCTGATATATTAGATAAAGCACTTTTAAGACCAGGTAGATTTGACAGACAAATATTAGTTGGAGCTCCAGATGCCAAGGGAAGAGAAGAAGTATTAAAAGTTCACGTTAGAAATAAGCATTTAGAAGATGATGTTGATTTAAAAGTACTTGCAAAGAGAACTCCAGGATTTGTAGGTGCAGATCTTGAAAACTTAATGAACGAAGCAGCATTGCTTGCTGTTAGAAATAATAAGAAAAAAATAGGTATGATAGAACTTGAGGAAGCCATAACAAGGGTTATAGCTGGTCCTGAAAAGAAAAGTAGGGTTATTCATGAAGAAGATAGAAAACTTACTGCTTATCATGAAGCAGGGCATGCTATTGTAGCGAAGTTTTCACGTTATTCCGATCCTGTGCATGAAATTAGTATTATACCAAGAGGAATGGCTGGGGGATACACAATGCAGCTTCCAGAAAGAGATAAATCTTATGCATCTAAATCAAAATTAAAAGATGATATGGTAGGTTTGCTTGGAGGAAGAGTTGCTGAGCAATTAATTTTAGGAGATATAAGTACTGGAGCATCTAATGATATTCAAAGAGTATCAAATATTGCAAGAAAAATGGTTATGGAATATGGAATGAGTGAAAAACTTGGTACTATAACATTTGGCAGTGATCACGATGAAGTATTTATAGGAAGAGATATTGGAAAATCCAAAAATTATAGTGAAGAAGTTGCATTTGAAATAGATAATGAAGTTAAATCTTTAGTTAGTGAAGCTTATAAGAAAGCTGAAAAGATATTAACTGAACATATAGATAAACTTCATGTTGTAGCTAAAAGACTTTTAGAAAAGGAAAAAATATCCGGAGAAGAGTTTAATGCTATAGTTGAAGGTAAAGAATTTAATGAAGAAAAAGAAAATGCAATAGATTTAGAAAAGCATGATGATATGCAAGAAGTTAAAGAGTTAGAAAAACAAACAATATCAGAAGAAGCAAATAAGGATTCTATAGATGCTTTTTCACAGGATTTAAACACTGAAGGAAAAAAGGAAATATAA
- a CDS encoding FtsB family cell division protein — protein sequence MKNKSKIKVMILTIIIIYACYILVHQQMTIKNKKIQLENCKIELQKVNDQHQRLLDTIKMSETNRYVEQLARERLGFLKQGETVVVNKKD from the coding sequence ATGAAAAATAAAAGTAAAATTAAAGTTATGATTTTGACTATTATAATAATATATGCTTGTTACATATTAGTACATCAGCAAATGACTATAAAAAACAAAAAAATTCAGTTAGAGAATTGTAAAATAGAATTACAAAAAGTTAATGATCAACATCAAAGATTATTAGATACAATAAAAATGTCTGAAACTAACAGATATGTTGAACAATTAGCCAGAGAAAGACTTGGATTTTTAAAACAAGGAGAGACTGTAGTAGTAAATAAGAAAGACTAA
- a CDS encoding RNA-binding S4 domain-containing protein — MRLDKYLKVSRIIKRRTVAKEACESGRVFINGKVAKPSSEVIENDIIEVKFANSSLKAKVINITNHVLKADAKSMYEIIFDNIVTKEE, encoded by the coding sequence ATGAGATTAGATAAGTATCTTAAGGTTTCAAGAATAATAAAGAGAAGGACAGTTGCAAAGGAAGCTTGTGAAAGTGGAAGAGTATTTATAAATGGCAAGGTAGCAAAGCCTAGTAGTGAAGTAATTGAAAATGATATAATTGAAGTTAAATTTGCAAACAGTTCATTAAAAGCAAAAGTTATAAATATAACTAATCATGTATTAAAAGCTGATGCAAAATCAATGTATGAGATTATTTTTGATAATATAGTTACAAAAGAAGAATGA
- the spoIIE gene encoding stage II sporulation protein E, translated as MQYNSEILPYRRVKNAGVEQKEKKQIQRLLIFKNLIYFFSAMLVSRVLLLNEDSTMAPFGIALLIATVIQSRKVVIPMSLGCFVGYISLNDRISSLYEYLIIIISLMILSYVLNKKNRIRNISVIFSVISLEILLSEFFIKHLTLNVAFLTMFLQMICIIPLYFILERSIICIKALKSKHLFTSEEIISISMLISLILAGTWGVEIFNVSIRNILALNFILMISYINGSNVGAASGIAIGSIIGISSENILIFMSVYGLCGLIAGIFKESGKILTSAAYVITFLILKLYSNIDIEFKLVEIIISTTIFLIIPSKVYEKINLELDWEKKQDYLNKNYINRIKDMLFQRLYGFSNVLYNISGNLNTLADNDKLVMKNKSSALIENLADRVCGNCKMNSNCWKKEIYVTYNAFGELIQNHQEGNNKLPEEINRKCIKRTILLNNTKEIVNNYIINEMWRKRLSEGREIIAGQINNMASSLKEVMEEFNSDVKFNSDAEKRIRKIFENKTFKYNDIFCYEDKNNRLNVKLYLKSCGGAQLCSKKILPLISEAVGKNMCISDEGCVIDPKTSICTMTFEEATKFYVSSYVSRQCKNGEKQNGDSYSFGKVLDGSYMCIISDGMGSGPEASEESKVAVELIEKFTRFGISKATAINTVNSIMSLKFSESEKFSTLDLTSIDLYTGDTSFMKVGAVPSFIKSGKNVEVIVSNTLPIGVLDKVDLEVTNKRLKNGDIIVMLSDGVLDYDNNNVGKFDWVLDYLKNSNINSPKELVDGIISRAKELSGGRAKDDMTAIVCKVYSVY; from the coding sequence GTGCAATACAATTCGGAAATTTTACCATATAGAAGGGTTAAGAATGCAGGGGTAGAACAAAAGGAAAAAAAACAAATACAACGGTTATTAATTTTTAAGAATTTAATTTATTTTTTTAGTGCTATGTTGGTAAGTAGGGTACTATTATTAAATGAAGATAGTACAATGGCTCCTTTTGGAATAGCGTTATTAATTGCTACGGTAATACAATCCAGAAAAGTAGTTATTCCCATGTCTTTAGGATGTTTTGTAGGTTATATATCTTTAAATGATAGAATCTCAAGTTTGTATGAATATTTGATAATCATAATTTCTTTAATGATACTATCATATGTATTAAATAAAAAAAATAGAATAAGAAATATTTCTGTTATATTCAGTGTGATATCCTTAGAAATTTTACTAAGTGAATTTTTTATTAAACATTTAACTTTAAATGTGGCATTTCTAACTATGTTTTTACAGATGATTTGTATTATTCCATTATATTTTATTCTTGAACGTTCAATAATATGCATAAAGGCATTAAAATCTAAACATTTGTTTACAAGTGAAGAAATAATAAGTATATCTATGTTAATATCCTTAATATTAGCTGGAACTTGGGGAGTAGAAATTTTCAATGTATCAATTAGAAATATTTTAGCGTTAAATTTTATACTAATGATAAGTTATATAAATGGAAGTAATGTAGGTGCAGCTAGTGGTATTGCTATAGGATCTATTATAGGAATATCATCTGAAAATATACTTATATTTATGAGTGTTTATGGGTTATGTGGATTAATAGCGGGTATTTTTAAAGAGAGTGGGAAAATTTTGACTAGTGCAGCATATGTTATTACATTTCTAATATTAAAATTATATTCTAATATAGATATTGAATTTAAATTAGTAGAGATTATTATATCTACAACTATATTTTTAATTATACCAAGTAAGGTATATGAGAAAATAAATTTAGAATTAGATTGGGAGAAAAAGCAAGATTATTTAAATAAAAATTATATAAATAGAATTAAAGATATGTTATTTCAAAGATTATATGGCTTTTCTAATGTTTTATATAATATATCTGGTAATTTAAATACCTTAGCTGATAATGATAAGCTTGTTATGAAAAATAAAAGTAGTGCTCTTATAGAAAATCTGGCAGATAGAGTTTGTGGAAATTGCAAAATGAATTCAAATTGTTGGAAAAAAGAAATTTATGTTACTTATAATGCTTTTGGAGAATTAATACAAAATCATCAAGAAGGTAATAATAAGTTACCAGAAGAAATTAATAGGAAATGCATTAAAAGAACCATACTTTTAAATAATACTAAAGAAATAGTTAATAATTACATAATAAATGAGATGTGGAGAAAACGATTAAGCGAAGGAAGAGAGATTATAGCAGGACAAATAAATAATATGGCTAGTTCTTTAAAAGAAGTTATGGAAGAGTTTAATTCAGATGTAAAATTTAATAGTGATGCAGAAAAGAGAATTAGAAAAATATTTGAAAATAAAACATTTAAGTATAACGATATATTTTGTTATGAAGATAAAAATAATAGATTGAATGTTAAGTTATATTTAAAATCTTGTGGTGGGGCACAGTTATGTTCCAAAAAAATATTGCCACTTATAAGTGAAGCTGTAGGAAAAAATATGTGTATAAGTGATGAAGGATGCGTTATTGATCCAAAAACTAGTATATGTACTATGACTTTTGAAGAGGCTACTAAGTTTTATGTATCATCCTATGTTAGTAGACAGTGCAAAAATGGGGAAAAGCAAAATGGAGATAGCTATAGTTTTGGAAAAGTTTTAGATGGAAGTTATATGTGCATAATAAGTGATGGAATGGGATCTGGACCCGAAGCTAGTGAGGAAAGCAAAGTTGCTGTAGAATTAATTGAAAAATTTACTCGATTTGGTATTAGTAAAGCTACAGCTATAAATACTGTAAACTCAATAATGTCATTAAAATTTTCGGAAAGTGAAAAGTTTTCTACTCTTGATTTAACTAGTATAGATTTATATACAGGAGATACTAGTTTTATGAAGGTTGGAGCTGTACCAAGTTTTATAAAGTCGGGAAAAAATGTTGAAGTTATAGTATCTAATACTTTACCAATTGGAGTATTAGATAAAGTAGATTTAGAGGTTACTAATAAAAGATTAAAAAATGGTGATATTATAGTTATGTTAAGTGATGGTGTATTAGATTACGATAACAACAATGTAGGAAAATTTGATTGGGTTTTAGATTATTTAAAGAATAGTAATATAAACAGTCCTAAGGAATTGGTGGATGGTATAATTTCCAGAGCAAAAGAGTTAAGTGGGGGAAGAGCAAAGGATGATATGACCGCTATAGTGTGCAAAGTCTATAGTGTATATTAA
- a CDS encoding HU family DNA-binding protein: protein MNKAELITSMAEKSQLTKKDAEVALRAFIESVEEALMDGDKVQLVGFGTFETRERAERKGRNPRTKEEITIPAATVPVFKAGKEFKEIVNNK from the coding sequence GTGAATAAAGCAGAATTAATTACTAGCATGGCAGAAAAAAGTCAATTAACAAAAAAGGATGCAGAAGTTGCTTTAAGAGCATTTATAGAAAGCGTTGAAGAAGCTTTAATGGATGGAGATAAAGTTCAATTAGTAGGATTTGGAACTTTTGAAACAAGAGAAAGAGCTGAAAGAAAAGGAAGAAATCCAAGAACTAAAGAAGAAATAACTATACCTGCAGCAACAGTTCCTGTATTTAAAGCAGGAAAAGAGTTCAAAGAAATAGTAAATAATAAATAA
- the yabP gene encoding sporulation protein YabP has product MEVKKESLESKKSNLILENRNKLMITGVVEVVCFDEKIIILDTRLGTLTIKGEGLKVQKLDVQNGEVAIIGHINSCVYTTTQSKKDKDSIIARLFR; this is encoded by the coding sequence ATGGAAGTAAAAAAAGAATCATTAGAAAGTAAAAAAAGTAATTTAATACTTGAAAATAGAAATAAATTAATGATAACTGGTGTTGTAGAGGTTGTGTGCTTTGATGAAAAGATAATAATTCTTGACACTAGACTTGGAACTTTAACTATAAAAGGAGAAGGTCTTAAAGTTCAAAAGCTAGATGTTCAAAATGGTGAAGTTGCTATAATTGGACATATAAATTCCTGCGTATATACAACTACACAAAGCAAAAAGGATAAAGATAGTATAATAGCAAGGCTATTTAGGTAA
- a CDS encoding S1 domain-containing RNA-binding protein — translation MALKLGSILEGTVVNITKFGAFIEVEGKTGLVHISEVADTYVKDIREHIKEQDKVKVKVISVDDGGRLSLSIKQAMPSRKSSKPVEIDWDKEKKKSVPSSVNFEDAISRFLKDSEERFQDIRKHQNIKGNKYSKKS, via the coding sequence ATGGCCTTAAAGTTGGGTAGTATCTTAGAAGGTACAGTAGTAAATATAACAAAGTTTGGAGCATTTATAGAAGTGGAGGGGAAAACTGGGCTAGTACACATATCTGAAGTTGCAGATACTTATGTAAAAGATATAAGAGAACATATAAAAGAACAAGACAAAGTTAAAGTTAAAGTTATATCAGTAGATGATGGCGGAAGATTAAGTTTATCTATAAAACAAGCTATGCCAAGCAGAAAGTCATCAAAGCCAGTTGAAATAGATTGGGATAAAGAAAAGAAAAAATCAGTACCTAGCAGTGTTAATTTTGAAGATGCTATATCAAGATTTTTAAAAGATAGTGAAGAAAGATTTCAAGATATAAGAAAGCATCAGAATATAAAAGGAAATAAGTATTCTAAAAAAAGTTAA
- the mazG gene encoding nucleoside triphosphate pyrophosphohydrolase yields MIKIVGLGPGSKDAITIGTLDILKNSENVYFRTKIHPNVEYLKNLGVKFESYDNKYESSQGFDEVYESIAKDLIEKHKNHGDLVYAVPGHPLVAEKSVNILLQLCEDNGIELKILPAISFIDAMMESLKLDPVTGVKVIDAFDIKNQILDKRVGTVITQVYNKFIASEVKLALLEYYRDDMEIYFVRAAGVEGLESIRKIPLYELDRQEDIDYLTSIYIPKNLNVAKDFQDLLDIMEQLRGEDGCPWDKEQDHNSLKRSLIEECYEVIDAIEKEDDENLVEELGDVLLQVVFHAQIGKEEGYFNINDIISSICDKLIKRHPHVFGNLDINDSTDVLKKWDEIKQEENGFDTYTDELKHISKCLPALIRAEKVQKNAAKVGFDWDNIEPILNKILEEYEEVKSAYKSHNKEKITEELGDLIFSVVNVARFLDIDPENALNYTIDKFISRFYYIENKVKELDKDITEMSLEELDKFWEMSKEK; encoded by the coding sequence ATGATTAAAATTGTGGGATTGGGTCCTGGAAGTAAAGATGCAATTACCATTGGAACCCTTGATATACTTAAGAATAGTGAAAATGTATATTTTAGAACTAAGATTCATCCTAATGTTGAATATTTAAAAAATTTAGGTGTGAAATTTGAAAGTTATGATAATAAGTATGAGAGTTCACAAGGTTTTGATGAAGTTTATGAATCTATTGCTAAAGATTTAATAGAAAAACATAAAAATCATGGGGATTTGGTTTATGCTGTACCGGGACATCCGTTAGTTGCTGAAAAGTCAGTAAATATATTGCTTCAGCTTTGTGAAGATAATGGAATAGAATTAAAGATACTTCCAGCTATAAGTTTTATTGATGCAATGATGGAAAGTTTAAAGTTAGATCCTGTCACTGGTGTTAAAGTTATTGATGCTTTTGATATAAAAAATCAAATTTTAGATAAAAGAGTTGGAACTGTTATAACTCAAGTATATAATAAGTTTATAGCATCTGAGGTAAAATTGGCATTACTTGAATATTATAGAGATGATATGGAAATATATTTTGTAAGAGCAGCTGGAGTTGAAGGTTTAGAAAGTATAAGAAAGATTCCTTTATACGAATTAGATAGACAAGAAGATATTGATTATTTAACTTCGATATATATTCCTAAAAATCTTAATGTTGCTAAAGATTTTCAAGATTTACTAGATATAATGGAGCAATTAAGAGGAGAAGATGGCTGTCCTTGGGATAAGGAACAAGATCATAATTCTTTGAAAAGAAGTTTAATTGAAGAATGTTATGAAGTAATAGATGCTATAGAAAAAGAAGATGATGAAAATTTAGTAGAAGAGCTAGGAGATGTTTTACTTCAAGTGGTTTTTCATGCTCAGATTGGAAAAGAAGAAGGATATTTTAATATTAATGACATAATTAGCTCTATTTGTGATAAACTTATTAAAAGACATCCTCATGTATTTGGAAATTTAGATATAAATGATTCTACAGATGTTTTAAAAAAATGGGATGAGATCAAACAAGAAGAGAATGGGTTTGATACATATACAGACGAACTAAAACATATATCTAAATGTTTACCAGCTTTAATTAGAGCAGAAAAAGTTCAAAAGAATGCTGCTAAAGTTGGATTTGATTGGGATAATATAGAACCTATATTAAATAAAATTTTAGAAGAATATGAGGAAGTAAAAAGTGCATATAAATCTCATAATAAGGAAAAAATAACAGAAGAATTAGGAGATTTAATTTTTAGTGTAGTAAATGTAGCAAGATTTCTTGACATTGACCCTGAAAATGCATTAAATTATACTATAGATAAATTTATATCAAGATTTTATTACATAGAGAATAAAGTTAAGGAACTTGATAAAGACATTACTGAGATGTCTCTAGAAGAACTAGATAAGTTTTGGGAAATGTCAAAAGAAAAATAA
- the hpt gene encoding hypoxanthine phosphoribosyltransferase, whose amino-acid sequence MRNDIERVLFSEEELREKVKKMGREISEDYKGKDVILVGILKGSVPFMADLMKYIEIPCKIDFMDVSSYGNSTESSGVVRILKDLEFEVEGRDILIIEDIVDTGTTLEYLKTYLKSKNPNSVSVACLLNKPDRRKVEVDVKYLGYEVPDEFLVGYGLDYAEKYRNLPFIGILKESVYKK is encoded by the coding sequence ATGAGAAACGACATTGAAAGAGTACTTTTTAGTGAAGAAGAATTAAGAGAGAAAGTTAAGAAAATGGGAAGAGAAATATCTGAGGATTATAAAGGAAAGGATGTTATATTAGTTGGTATATTAAAAGGATCAGTTCCATTTATGGCTGATTTAATGAAATATATAGAAATTCCTTGTAAGATAGATTTTATGGATGTTTCAAGCTATGGAAATTCTACTGAAAGTTCAGGTGTAGTTAGAATACTTAAAGATTTAGAATTTGAAGTAGAAGGAAGAGACATACTTATTATAGAAGATATAGTTGATACAGGGACTACATTAGAATATTTAAAAACATATTTAAAATCAAAAAATCCAAATAGTGTTAGTGTTGCATGTTTATTAAATAAACCAGATAGAAGAAAAGTAGAAGTTGATGTAAAGTATTTAGGATATGAAGTTCCAGATGAATTTTTAGTTGGATATGGATTAGATTATGCAGAAAAGTATAGAAATCTACCTTTTATAGGAATACTAAAAGAAAGTGTTTATAAAAAGTAG